Below is a window of Camelina sativa cultivar DH55 chromosome 11, Cs, whole genome shotgun sequence DNA.
TTATAACCATAAATTTGAACATAAAAGTCATAGagtaaacttttaatttattaattattgttatcatttgaaagaaaaacatatactaatttacttacttttttttttttttttgcaaaatttgtttatttatcgTAAGCATAACAAATATCATATCTTCCGGTTCGGTAATTAAGGGCACAAAGTATTTTCTTTCTGATggaccaaaaattaaaacagtaCTATGTACTGATTCCCGAAAACATTATCTTTGCTAGTTTTGTAAATAGTAAAACGACTAGTTTGACCTGCAAATCTGAATACACAATAATAGGatttttcaaaacatataaaCGTAACCCCCGGCATAAAATCCATGTGACTATGTGAGTAGGATCATACTTATTTCCATTAGCATAACAAGTAGAATGTAGCCTCAAACCACCTTTGATATCGTTTTTGACGTACACACTTAACGTCGGGAAAAAGTTCCATTTGTCCCATTGGTACATATCCGCACTGTTTTTAGATAATGTTGCTGTCAGGAGCGACGATAGTATCACCAGAGTTATCAAATTTCTACGGTGGCAAgccatcttttattcttttaacgTTGCCTATAGTGAGCATGTTATCAAAATATTAACTccattgtttgtttctttttaacatcTAACTAGCTAGGGGTTATTTGGCTTCACAGGccgtttttataatttgaaatttttattatcgGTAGATTGAGAGTAATTTCAACAAGTATTCTcacaatttttatgaaatattggtttttatttacaaattttttttggtgagaagcaatattttcattaaatgtacaaattctaatattatagaACGATAAGTGTCAATATTGATTAAAAGATAATAGTAAGTGTTTTAGAGAAAAAAGCACTTTATATTAtgtctaaaattaaatttctgTTGTGATAATTTGGagttttaaagagaaaaaaatatgatttagaTTTGTGGAGCAGTCTTAACTTCCCAATAAAAGGGATTCGATTCTCTTGCTCTTAGAGCAGCAATTGTTTGAGAAGCACGATGAAGGAAAGTGGGAGAATGCTCAACAGATTCTTGAAGACAAAATCATTCCTCTTGGTATCAAcgcaaagaaaaagaatgactTACAAATGGTAGTTAAGCTAGGTTGGAGTTCATGTTAGAAAGGACATTAGTACATGATCGGGAAAATTGTCACTTTCATAATGTTGATGATCGTGAGATGTCCGTATACTGTGGTCATGATTGTGAGCTGATTGATGATTCATCGTTCGGAGATTGTACAGGTAATACGACTATGCACCCATCCAATATTGTTACTTTTGATCTCTTTGATGAGGGTTGTGGTTTAGTTTGTGATTTTCAATGACTTTACTGATATACTTACACCACATCATCCATTAAGTTGTTTCTGTATATGAATTTTTCAGATATTGGAGGAAAATTATGAAATCATCGTTAATGTATCTTTGTTAGAATCTGAATGAGCTCTCCATTCGCTCATTTTGAGCTTCTTTTCAAAAGCaagagtcaaaaaaaaaaattcttgactCCTCTAGCATTGGTAATATTTACCTATCTTGAAAagttcatagattttttttgctcTAGTATCAAAATTTAACAGCCGTTTCATCAAAAAAGACTTAACAAAGAAGATACATAGAATTAGCGATGAGATTAAACATCCAAACCATCACAAGTAATTTATAACgatcaatcaaaccaaaaatcaGTAACACTTGGTCGATGCGTTTGGTAACAGTGTTGTTTAATGGATGGTTAATATGATATTAAAAGCCCATAAATAAAAGCCCAAATACGGCCCAATTACTGTTAAAGGGAAAAAGACTCGTCTCCTCTGTCTTCGTTTCCGATTCCAAGTGGGTTATTAAAAAACTTgggaagaagtgaagaagaaactgggGGATTTGGgaagagagatcgagagagctAAGTGATTGAGAAAAACAAGCGATAATGGTAAGCGCACCAGCTCAAATTCCGACTAGTTTCGGCCATGAGCTTAGGGCTTGTCTTCGTTGCCGACTTGTCAAGACCTATGAccaggtttttttcttctactcttttctctgtttcttctattttattagggttttgcttttctttctttctttcttgtataAGATTATATGGTGTTTGAtaagttgttttgattttggttcaaACAGTTCAGGGACGCTGGTTGCGAGAACTGTCCTTTCTTCAAGATGGAAGAGGATCACGAACGTATCGTGGAGGTCACTACCCCTAATTTCAATGGGTATTTCATGAACTCTAAACCATTACTTTAGTTTTCTTCCGTAGAAAAGTCTTTGCTTTGATGGGTACTGTTTCAGATTCACTTCCTCTAGGGTTTCAAAAGATTTGCTTTACTCTAGTGTAGTTATGGTAAAGTTGTCAACTTTGGAGTGATTCTGCTTAAGGATGAACTTAGACTACTTTCTGAATCACATattgttgctttttttgtttctgagcTCGGTTTGAATTCAAATTCCTGTTGAAGTAGTTATTCAATTGTTACGGAATTAGTGGCAAATATCCCAAAGCTTGCTGCTTTAAGAGTTGTATTAAGAAATTGAAGTGAGAGAATAAGTGGGTTGTCTTCTCTTTGTCTAAGTTGATGTTTTCATAATTCTAGCTACTGATGTTAAGATTGTTTTGCAGTATAATCTCTGTGATGGATCCAAGTAGAAGCTGGGCGGCTAGGTGGTTAAGAATCGGTAAGAATGTTTATCCCCCTCTCTTAAACTATTCCTGTTTGAGCTCAGCAAACAAGCCGTAGCTTCTTCTTTCCATTAATGTGCTCTTATTCTCCAATACTC
It encodes the following:
- the LOC104726994 gene encoding transcription elongation factor SPT4 homolog 2-like — protein: MVSAPAQIPTSFGHELRACLRCRLVKTYDQFRDAGCENCPFFKMEEDHERIVEVTTPNFNGIISVMDPSRSWAARWLRIGKFAPGCYTLAVSEPLPEEMQVNHLKLYLATN
- the LOC104729057 gene encoding uncharacterized protein LOC104729057, with product MACHRRNLITLVILSSLLTATLSKNSADMYQWDKWNFFPTLSVYVKNDIKGGLRLHSTCYANGNKSN